A region of the Dermacentor albipictus isolate Rhodes 1998 colony chromosome 4, USDA_Dalb.pri_finalv2, whole genome shotgun sequence genome:
TTGAAGTTTTCAGATTTATTTCACGTTTTCAGGCATTCTGAAGGCGCACTTAGAAGTTGGGGAAATGTAAGCACAAAATGACGCCTTTTAGCCAGTGCCTAATACTCCTCTGTGATACACAATACACTTTCAAGTGCATTATTCTTTCAACAGGGCGAATAGTTTTCAAGAACCATTTGGCTATTTGTCTGCTTTatcaatcatcgtcgatggtttctgcacatcTTCCCCTAAATGTTCAAGAAGGCAGATCAAGCGAGATATTTTGCAGGTCAGCACACTAAGATTGCTTATAATCAAGAAACTTGAAAGTCCTTACTAATCTCTGCCAATCTTTGAAACTCTAAAATAACGATTAAAATCAACACATTTCCAAGCATATTACCGCTCAAGAACCGTGCTTTATGAGAAAAATGGTCACAAAACGAGGCTTTAGGGATCTTGCTGTAGCGCAAGCGATCGGTGATTCGCATACATTTTTTCCCTGCCATTCACATCGACTAATTCAATTGCCTGTGTCCTATAAGCAAACGAATAATAATGCACTTTTTTGGAGCACGACATGCGCGGATATTGCGAGCAATGCAGAAATTGCTTGAAATTGTATATGTCAACGATACCACCTTATAATATTTTCCGAAGACACCAACAGCCCTGCACGATACACTAAATACTTAACAATCTCATACTCACACAGAATGCACCTGAACCCAACTACGCATCGCCGCATGAGAATTGCGTTCCTGTTGGTATACAGTCCACTGACAAAACACACAACTGTCGCAACCCCTTCGACAAATGATTCTGCAACACGAGCAAAGCATTTCTCCTTTAAAAGTATGGACATAAAGCTTTCGATATTTCTTGGGGTAATTTAAGGTGCGGAACATCGGAAACGCATAAAAAACATCAGATAACCTCGGGTCCAGTAGATTATAGTAATAGATTTCGTTTTCCAGCAGCATAGCAGGTGTTATTGCCGGCTAGAGCGTCGGACAAGACGTCACCATGTTCCGCTCCCTCGAGACCACCTCCTGCCTGGCGACGTCATGCCACATCTCCTCCAAGATGAAGCCAGAACTGGTTTGTAGAAAATCGCGTAAACAAATTGTTCCGTATCTTTTGAGACTTCCCACAATTGCTTACGAGGTATGGAGATCCAACCGCCTTAACTCCATACAAAACATAAAACTTCAAAATTTATATAAGCAGTTTTTAAAGCATGCAAGCGGTCACTCTCAACTAATTCGCTAAATGTCATTTGGAGTTCATATTTTCATAAAAGCACGTGTAGAGCTTGCGGTGCACGTTATTATATCATATATCTAATACAATCCACTCTCCTGAACCATTTATATTGCATTAAAATTAAAGCGGTCAGAATCACAAAGTTTAGTcacccactgtggttgcttagaGGCTGTCGTGTTGGGCTcgtaagcacgaggtcacggaatcgaattccggccacagcGGACGTATTTCGaagggggagaaatgcgaaaacacccgtgtacttagatgtaggtccACGTTTAAGAACCCCGCGTGGTCCAAATtaccgcagtcccccactacggcgtgtctcataatcaaatcgtggctttaGCACGTAAGACCACATAATCTATAATTTTATTTAACGTATTTTCGTCACTGGCGCTGTTATGCTTGACCACTAATTAAAATCGCATCGTATTTTTCCAGCAGACGCATTATCAGCTGTCCCACTAAATGTTTCGCGgaagtttattttatatatagGTGTGCTCAGCAATGTTTACATCCCCTATGCCTTAATTTTGTTTACAATTTGCAGAACAAAAAATTTGCCATCTTCCTGGCGCTTTCTGTGAATGTTACAGTAGTCTCGTGCTGTATTATCGGTACATTATTCGGAATTCTATATACAGCTCTTTTTGTACCAGTATGATTATCTCTTtagttcttcctttctttattactTATATTTACTGACCTTCATTTACACAAATAATAAATGCGAAAGATTGCTGTTCCTAATCGCGTGCTGGTATATCGATATATTTATCTTGAGGTCATGATAGTGTACCTGATAAATGACCACAATGCGTAGATTACAAGCCATGACCAGGGGAAGAAATGCATCGGTTCAGGTTTTTGCTTGTGTGTGGCGATAGTGAATCTCTGTCTCTAGCCTTGTTGCCGCTACGAGCCACACAATGTCGCGTATCATGGAGGCTAATCAAGGCTCACCCGTGCAAGAATTCACCTCTCCTTTTTATTCATCTAGCGCAGGCGACGACCACACCCACTCTGTCCAACGGCGTCGGCCCTGATACTGTCAAAAAGGCAGTGCCGACGCAAACCGACGTTCAGGATTTACTGTACCAACAGGTCTGCACGCATCGATTACTAGCAATTAGTATGTGAGTGCTTGTAAGACTTCTGCACTGTTCTGCAAATGTTTTGGTGTCCTAGAGAGTTTAAATGTTCTGATAAGGATGTGTATTTTGTACTGATGTGGTTCGGTTTCGCCCGTTGATCGGTTTCACTGGTATTTGCTCACAGGAGATGAATAACTGCCACGCAAAGGTGGATTCATGTGCAATGAGGATGTATTGGGAAAGAGTATGGAAAGAAGTTTTCGATTCGATAAGGAGGACCCAAAGATCCATATCAGAAAAGCGTGGAACCTCCTTTAATAAAATGAAGTGTACATGTAGATAGATAGTACAAAATGTTTGTTTAGTAACATTAATAGATTGAGAGCTGCCTACTTTACCTTTGTGTGAAAAATCGAGGGATACGAGCACATGTTTTGAGTGCCAAAGCCTTCCAGTAAATAAAAACAGAACAGGATACAAATGTTACGTGAGGCTACTTTATTTCGCGCATATCGTGAATTAATCACCCTTGTTTCAATTGAGTAAAAGCGCAGTCTGGCATAGGATTACCGTGCTGAACTATCACGAGCAAGAAGGATGTAAGAAGAACATGAAACCTATTGCGCTGCGTATGACATAGCAGATGTGTGGTTATCGTGAGTCAACTTATGTGTACGACATGTGGCGTTTGAAACGCGCTTAACGTAAATGGTGACGTTATAAGAGTGCATTTCATCAGTGTTAGGCACTAAGCAACTAGTTGCGTCAATGAACTTGTCACATCACTAAACAATGAATACCATGTTTTAATTACTCGACAAAGAGCAAAGATGTAGTAATTTAAAATATTTTAGGCATTGTTCTTGAGATATGTGTCGTTCCGTTTACTTCCAAGTGTGAAATGAGAAACACGTATATTCATTGTGCTTGATTTTGTATACGTAGCATTGATAGCATTTTAAATTACATTATTTTCCTAAATTCATCAACGTGGTTCAGTGTCAGCATGGAAGACATAAGTGAAATGAGGAACAATATTTCACGTTTATAAACACGTGAAGACGAGACTGCTGGCCACGTTTTGCTTAAAGAAAAATGAATAGTGAAATAACAAATAAAAGACGTGGTGATATCTTATACTAGCCAGGCATACGCTGGAAAAGAAGCACCGCCAAAATGTATGCGCCATCATAGACGAAATATCAAACCAAAATATCAAGATGTTGACCAAACACAGGAAAACAAAGCCGTGTGAAGTTTTAATGCAGCACGTGACATTGTTCACGCTTTAAGCCAGTGTTTCTCAAACTGCAGGACATGACGCCCAAATGACTCATAGATGGATTTTCAGTCATTTTCAGCTCTATCAATTCCAATTTCCTTAAAACTAACTCAAGCATATACTTATGTGGCACATCCAAGATCATGTTTTATTATGGAGAGTGTAAGATTACTTTTGTGGAGAAGATGTTTGGCGAAACGGCAAAACAAGGGGCAGTCTAAGCGTTCGGTCAACACAAAGCTGACTTCACCGAACACGGTATGCCAACCACATCCTGTTTTTTCTCCCCGAAACAGTAAAATTGGGGTTCTGCAGATATCGCTTGAAATGAATCATGGAGAGCTTCACAGATTTCTTCTGGAGCCCTAGAACTCCAACATACGAAGTCAGTTAGAAAAGTGTccgactttattttttttttttgcaaacacctgatggatatgaaacaagcgcgcttgcatcagccaaccttcgtgcgcatgcgcgaattttttcccgcctgccgatAGCGTCAGTCGCTGGGACGCAGCCTTTGAGTAAGGTAGTGCCCAGTGCTTTCATTGGTTTTTATTGCAATGAAAATGACGGACCGGCTGGAGCAGCGCTACTTCATGAAATTTCACCAGAAACTTGACGACAGCCAAGTGGAAGACATTCGGAATATTTACACGACTTTCAATGgcgatgctatgagcagcacacaggttaaggagtggtacaaccggtTTAAAGACGGCCGCACATCGGTGGAGACCGAGCCACCCCCCGGTCGTCTATCAACATGCCGAAAAGACCAgctcattgccgaagtgaactctgtggtgatgcgggaccgtcgtgtgactatccgagaaattgcggaagaggtgggcatcagcattTTTTCTGCACATTGCACAATGACCGAATATTTGGCCAAGAAGAAAGTTGCGCCGAAATTCGTGCCGGAGCTCTTCACGGTGAAGCAAAAGCAACTTTGTGTTGAAGTCTCACTGGACATGCTTGATTTGACTAACAGAGACCccgacttcatgaacaccataattaCTAGTGACGAGTCTCGGGTGTACGGTTACGacctggaaaccaaatcccagcagtcacagtggaagcattccacgtaaCTTGAAGCAGTACCACCAATTGATGACATCACTATCAGTGAGGAGGGAATACTATCAATTTTACTCAAACTAGACGTCAAAAAATCATCTGGAATAGACGGAATCCCTAACGCTTTCCTACATCGATATGCTGAGTGGTGCGCAAAATTCTTATGTTTAATATTTAGTAAATCGCTGTCACATGCCGAAATTCCTAGTGATTGGAAATGCGCCAGAATAACTCCAATACCCAAAAAAGGTGATCCTTCCATTGTTACCTCTTATAGGCCAATTTCTCTTCTCTGCACTTGCGCTAAAGTACTAGAACACATCATTTTTAAGCATATTTCCAGCTTCATTGAAGATAACAAAATAATCGATAGTCGCCAGCATGGTTTCCGACGCGGAGTTTCTACAAAAACGCAACTACTAGAGAGCATTCACAACTTTGCCGCAGCGTTGGATAAATCTGGTCAGGTTGACATCATATTCCTTgacttcgagaaagcttttgatcgtgtatCGCATCCTAAACTTCTTTCGAAACTAAGACCTATACTCAAAAACGATTCCCTCCTTGCATGGATCGCAGCATACTTGTCTTTTAGGCAGCAATCAGTGTCCATCGACGATATCAGTTCAGATTCTGCCCACGTTCATTCAGGTATCccccaaggttctgttcttgGGCCATTATTCTTTTTAATCTTCATCAACGACATTGCTCAAGACATACCGGTAAAAATCCGCTTATTTGCGGACGATTGCATTCTATATAATGAAATCCACAGTTCTGACGACCAGGTTTCTCTTAACAAATCTTTAGCCCAAATTTCAAATTGGTGTACTTCGTGGCAGATGCAAATAAACCACAGCAAAACGGTAGCGATGAGACTTACGCGTAAGATGAACCCACTCATTTTCACTTATAGCATCAACGGTAACAATCTATCTGTAGTTCCAAGTTACAAATATTTAGGGGTAACTATTACATCCGATCTTCGATGGAATGATCACATCACATACATACACAAGAAAGCCATGAGACT
Encoded here:
- the LOC139059518 gene encoding protein GVQW3-like produces the protein MTDRLEQRYFMKFHQKLDDSQVEDIRNIYTTFNGDAMSSTQVKEWYNRFKDGRTSVETEPPPGRLSTCRKDQLIAEVNSVVMRDRRVTIREIAEEVGISIFSAHCTMTEYLAKKKVAPKFVPELFTVKQKQLCVEVSLDMLDLTNRDPDFMNTIITSDESRVYGYDLETKSQQSQWKHST